A single genomic interval of Carassius auratus strain Wakin chromosome 30, ASM336829v1, whole genome shotgun sequence harbors:
- the LOC113048948 gene encoding semaphorin-4C-like — protein MQCAKVFLVMFVIGFEKGICVNWNPVPRKTVKYNDVHDSMARFRAVGVWNYTMLTLAEHERVLYVGAREHIFALDPNDISRQLRPQIEWSAPVEKKRECAAKGKNNQTECFNYIRFLQSYNRTHLYTCGTYAFQPKCTYINADHFTLDSAALEDGKGKCPYDPAKGHTGLIVDKELYSATLNNFLGTEPVILRNLGQQHYSMKSEYLPAWLNEPNFVGSVLVRESRSSKDGDDDKIYFFFSERAVELDCDSDVTVARVARVCKGDLGGTRTLQKKWTTFQKARLMCSLPERHITFNNLRAVFTLPGADWRSTSFYSIFHAQWGDVDVSAVCQYQIGEVKNVFDGPFKEYRESSQRWGRYTGTVPSPRPGACITNFDRENGYNSSLQLPDATLNFAKKHPLMEDRAEARPLLLTKGVNFTRLAVDRVSSLDQRSYNMLFIGTADGWLQRVLILGSEAHVIEEIQLFDRQQPVDSLTISHSKKYLYIGSRSEVLQLPLANCSRYHSQPDCLLSRDPYCAWDSEGRACVRIDLHRGSTSTLSQDLMLERFSRGKAKFEKPFSIPSPDHSRLRNVTVVVGSDLVLPCHLVSNLAQPFWELNERELALVEGEAPGPRFDRALRALVIPQAGSLQAGRYICYSEEQGVKFQTERYQVAVVASAPVFMEARAPDGSMSLFWVLVITLGAACLLLLIASLYLRRRLKLALGKGAEMKPLESTLVYPITMPKEPPSRPSFVPSKMANDEDRFWETGANYYYSDGSLKIVPGHALCSTGSSASPSAIPGQPIHSPSRLSLTNIRSSSANGYIRLNLSTAGEERSGMGVGMGIGMGSRDSDYSSPFKEELRKTLQQRSVLPDANPEESSV, from the exons ACGTGCATGACAGTATGGCGAGGTTTCGCGCCGTCGGGGTGTGGAACTACACTATGTTGACCCTAGCGGAGCATGAGAGGGTTTTGTACGTTGGAGCCAGAGAGCACATCTTTGCCCTGGATCCCAACGACATCAGCAGACAGCTCCGACCACAG attgAGTGGTCTGCTCCGGTGGAAAAGAAAAGAGAGTGTGCAGCGAAGGGGAAGAATAACCAG ACTGAGTGCTTCAACTACATTCGCTTCCTGCAGAGCTACAACCGCACACACCTGTACACATGTGGCACGTACGCCTTCCAGCCCAAATGCACCTATATT AATGCGGATCATTTCACTCTGGATAGCGCCGCCCTGGAGGACGGCAAGGGAAAGTGCCCCTATGACCCCGCCAAGGGTCACACCGGCCTCATTGTGG ATAAAGAGTTGTACTCCGCCACCCTCAATAACTTTCTGGGCACAGAGCCTGTGATCCTGAGGAACCTGGGACAGCAGCATTACAGCATGAAGAGTGAATACCTGCCGGCGTGGCTCAACG AGCCAAACTTTGTGGGTTCGGTTCTGGTCCGAGAGAGCCGCAGCAGTAAAGATGGAGACGACGATAAGATCTACTTCTTCTTCAGCGAGAGAGCGGTGGAGCTGGACTGTGACAGTGATGTGACTGTGGCTCGAGTGGCTCGTGTGTGTAAG GGAGACCTGGGTGGCACTCGGACCCTGCAGAAGAAGTGGACCACCTTCCAGAAAGCTCGGCTGATGTGTTCTCTCCCCGAGCGCCACATCACCTTCAATAACCTGCGTGCCGTCTTCACCTTGCCCGGGGCGGACTGGAGGAGCACCAGCTTCTACAGCATCTTCCACGCGCAGTg gGGGGACGTGGACGTGTCTGCTGTGTGTCAGTACCAGATCGGAGAGGTGAAGAACGTGTTCGACGGGCCGTTTAAGGAATACAGGGAGTCGTCTCAGCGATGGGGGCGATACACTGGCACTGTCCCCAGCCCTCGACCCGGAGCG TGCATCACTAACTTTGACAGAGAAAACGGCTACAACAGTTCTCTGCAGCTGCCGGACGCCACGCTAAACTTTGCCAAGAAGCACCCGCTGATGGAGGACCGCGCAGAAGCTCGCCCCCTGCTGCTCACTAAAGGGGTCAACTTCACCCGACTAGCAGTGGACAGAGTGAGCTCGCTGGACCAGAGGTCCTACAACATGCTCTTCATCGGCACAG CGGACGGATGGCTCCAGCGTGTGCTGATTCTGGGATCAGAAGCTCATGTGATCGAAGAGATCCAGCTGTTTGATCGCCAGCAGCCCGTGGACAGCCTCACCATCTCACACAGCAAA AAGTATTTGTACATTGGCTCCCGCTCGGAGGTTCTTCAGCTGCCCTTGGCAAACTGCAGCCGCTACCATTCCCAGCCAGACTGCCTTCTGTCCCGAGATCCATACTGCGCCTGGGACAGCGAGGGGCGCGCCTGTGTCCGCATCGACCTCCACCGGGG CTCCACATCCACACTCTCGCAGGACCTCATGCTGGAGAGATTCAGCCGAGGAAAAGCCAAGTTTGAGAAGCCTTTCTCCATCCCCAGTCCTG ATCATTCTAGGTTGCGAAATGTGACTGTGGTTGTTGGGTCGGATCTGGTTTTGCCCTGCCATCTGGTTTCCAACTTAGCCCAGCCTTTCTGGGAGCTCAACGAACGAGAGCTTGCCTTGGTGGAAGGTGAGGCCCCGGGGCCCCGATTCGACCGGGCCCTCCGCGCTCTCGTCATTCCCCAAGCCGGGTCCCTTCAAGCGGGCCGCTACATCTGCTACTCGGAGGAGCAAGGCGTGAAGTTCCAGACAGAAAGGTACCAGGTTGCGGTGGTAGCCAGCGCACCGGTCTTCATGGAGGCGCGCGCTCCGGATGGCAGCATGAGTTTGTTCTGGGTCCTGGTGATCACTTTGGGTGCTGCTTGTCTGTTGCTGCTCATTGCATCTTTGTATCTTCGTAGACGATTGAAGTTGGCGCTGGGAAAAGGTGCAGAAATGAAGCCACTGGAGAGCACTTTGGTGTACCCCATTACGATGCCCAAAGAGCCTCCAAGTCGGCCATCATTTGTGCCGAGCAAGATGGCGAACGATGAAGATCGCTTTTGGGAAACAGGGGCGAATTATTACTACTCCGACGGCTCCCTAAAAATCGTGCCTGGGCATGCATTGTGCTCCACCGGAAGCTCGGCATCGCCGAGTGCAATTCCCGGTCAGCCTATTCACTCTCCAAGCCGATTGAGCCTCACCAACATCCGGAGCTCAAGCGCCAACGGATACATCCGGCTCAATCTGAGCACGGCCGGAGAGGAGCGATCCGGCATGGGAGTGGGAATGGGAATCGGAATGGGCAGCCGAGATAGCGACTACTCCAGTCCATTCAAAGAAGAGCTCCGGAAAACTCTGCAGCAGAGGAGCGTGCTTCCCGATGCCAATCCCGAGGAGTCTTCTGTGTAA